The following coding sequences lie in one Lentilactobacillus sp. SPB1-3 genomic window:
- a CDS encoding ABC transporter permease — protein MIIDGIGQGLMWACLTIGVFITFRILDIPDLTTEGSFPLGAAVTIKLMLSGQSAIVAMLCGFVVGFLAGVVTGLLDTQLHIPSLLAGILTMTGLYSINMHIMGKANIPLLDQRVLTSYLPETWDVTVQTIIIGLIICTVVVGLLVTFFKTQSGLALRATGNNATMSAANGIKTNRTIILGYGISNGLIAVSGSLIAQSNGFADIGMGIGTIVIGLASVLVGEIILPAKKMVWRLTAMVLGAIVYRVLLTLAMNVGVSPDDLKILSAIILVIVIVLPMIQNQYRSRQQLKRYLQKINLKSGVKINE, from the coding sequence ATGATTATTGATGGTATTGGACAGGGACTGATGTGGGCGTGTTTAACGATTGGGGTATTTATTACTTTTCGAATTTTGGACATTCCTGATTTAACCACTGAGGGGAGTTTCCCGCTGGGTGCAGCGGTCACTATTAAATTAATGTTGTCAGGACAATCAGCAATCGTGGCTATGTTATGCGGATTCGTTGTTGGATTCTTAGCTGGTGTGGTCACCGGATTGTTGGATACGCAACTCCACATTCCCTCTTTATTAGCTGGTATTTTGACTATGACAGGGCTGTATTCCATTAATATGCATATTATGGGCAAAGCTAACATTCCTTTATTAGATCAACGGGTGTTAACTAGTTACCTTCCAGAAACTTGGGACGTTACGGTTCAAACAATTATCATTGGCCTGATCATTTGTACAGTAGTGGTTGGTTTATTGGTAACATTCTTCAAAACGCAAAGTGGTCTGGCTCTAAGAGCTACTGGTAATAATGCCACGATGAGTGCAGCAAATGGCATCAAAACAAATCGGACCATCATCTTAGGTTACGGAATTTCCAATGGTTTGATTGCTGTTTCCGGTTCACTGATTGCTCAAAGTAACGGATTCGCAGATATTGGTATGGGAATTGGCACCATCGTCATTGGTTTGGCATCCGTATTGGTTGGAGAAATAATTCTCCCTGCTAAGAAAATGGTTTGGCGATTGACCGCTATGGTATTAGGAGCAATCGTTTACCGAGTGTTATTGACGTTAGCAATGAACGTTGGGGTATCACCAGATGATCTGAAAATCTTATCGGCAATCATCTTAGTTATCGTAATCGTATTGCCAATGATTCAAAATCAATATCGTTCTCGACAACAATTGAAACGTTACCTTCAAAAAATTAATTTAAAGTCAGGGGTGAAGATAAATGAATAG
- a CDS encoding DegV family protein: MTNIKIVTDSAASLSPSTIKDLDITIIDLPIFINGNLYGSVNNIPSDKFLHLLGHCTTTPTIGPANVKDLTNLYDELGRDGSQIISIHLSSSLTSTFKTAQVAAKASKSYVSVLDSRATSSGLAYQVTKFADYIKLHYPIDKIINLLNNLRQRTRTYFSVANNNQLINQQLISKFRGKIEQRFKTSYIYQFTNNNFDLMMRSRSVDKFWDNQIQKMHNENIVKLSVLHAGNSQWASVIQDVLATEFPFINIEIHVTKPEMACFMGLGATGITYLLG; the protein is encoded by the coding sequence ATGACTAACATCAAAATTGTGACAGATTCTGCAGCTTCTCTGTCTCCATCAACTATCAAGGATTTGGACATAACAATTATTGATCTGCCAATTTTTATTAACGGTAATCTGTATGGTTCTGTTAATAATATCCCTAGTGATAAATTTTTACATTTATTAGGTCACTGTACCACAACACCAACCATCGGACCCGCCAACGTCAAAGACCTGACCAATTTATATGATGAGCTTGGAAGAGATGGTAGTCAAATAATCTCAATTCATCTTAGTAGTTCACTCACATCAACATTTAAAACCGCTCAGGTGGCAGCTAAGGCATCTAAAAGCTATGTCTCGGTTCTGGATAGCCGAGCGACTTCAAGTGGCTTAGCCTATCAGGTAACGAAATTTGCTGACTATATTAAATTACACTATCCCATAGATAAAATCATTAATTTATTAAATAATCTTCGTCAACGGACTCGAACATATTTTTCCGTGGCCAACAATAATCAGTTGATCAACCAACAATTAATTAGTAAGTTCCGAGGTAAAATTGAACAGAGATTCAAAACCTCATATATTTATCAATTTACCAACAATAATTTTGATTTAATGATGCGCAGTCGATCAGTCGACAAATTTTGGGACAACCAAATTCAAAAAATGCACAACGAAAATATCGTCAAACTATCAGTACTTCACGCTGGAAATTCGCAATGGGCCAGCGTGATTCAAGATGTTTTAGCAACCGAATTTCCATTCATTAATATCGAAATTCATGTCACAAAACCAGAAATGGCCTGCTTTATGGGCCTAGGAGCAACCGGAATCACTTACTTGTTAGGATAA
- a CDS encoding phospho-sugar mutase — protein MNDYEALYKKWIEQPNLPENLINDLKTLKNDDTKREDAFATPLSFGTAGMRGLLGAGINRMNIYTVRQATEGLAAFMDTLDEATRNRGVAISFDSRYHSTEFAHEAARVLGAHNIKSFVFDDMRPTPELSFAVRHLNTYAGIMITASHNPKQYNGFKIYGEDGGQMPPKESDLITSYIRKADDVFAIKATPEQDLREQHIMTLIGEEVDVAYLDQVKTVNIDSELVKTTGKTMKFVYTPLHGTGRVIARRALEAAGFSNYSVVPEQTIADPEFSTVPFPNPEFPQAFDLAKQLGKKVNADVLIATDPDADRLGAAVRLPNGDYQLLTGNQIASVLLNYILTAKQNSNTLPVDGRVVKSIVSTELATKIASSFGVETKSVLTGFKFIAEEIHKYETNHNHTFLFGFEESFGYLIKPFVRDKDAIQTVLLLAEVAAYYKSQGKTLYDGVQEMYRKYGYFTEKTIAKEFDGLDGKQKMAHIMDQLRNEPITELAGHKVIRHADYSTATQTEADGSTTQIDLPKSNVLKYWFDDETWLAVRPSGTEPKIKFYLGFVDTSEQAVTTKLDEFEQQLDLKINDLIKD, from the coding sequence GTGAATGATTACGAAGCTCTATATAAGAAATGGATTGAACAACCTAACTTACCAGAAAATTTAATCAATGATTTAAAAACTTTAAAAAACGATGACACTAAACGTGAAGATGCCTTTGCAACCCCACTATCTTTTGGGACTGCTGGAATGCGTGGGCTTCTGGGTGCCGGAATCAACCGAATGAACATTTATACAGTTCGACAGGCAACCGAAGGGCTAGCTGCTTTTATGGACACATTGGATGAGGCCACTCGTAACCGAGGAGTCGCTATCAGCTTTGATTCACGCTACCATTCAACTGAATTTGCTCACGAGGCCGCTCGAGTACTTGGCGCCCACAATATCAAATCATTTGTTTTTGATGATATGCGCCCAACACCTGAATTATCATTTGCCGTCCGCCATCTCAATACTTATGCTGGCATTATGATTACTGCTAGTCATAATCCAAAGCAATATAACGGTTTTAAAATTTACGGAGAAGACGGTGGTCAAATGCCGCCAAAGGAATCTGATTTGATTACTTCATATATTCGTAAGGCTGATGATGTGTTTGCAATCAAAGCCACTCCAGAGCAAGACCTTCGCGAACAACACATTATGACTTTGATCGGTGAAGAAGTGGATGTAGCTTACCTTGACCAAGTGAAGACAGTCAACATCGATTCTGAACTTGTAAAAACAACTGGTAAAACCATGAAGTTTGTCTACACCCCACTTCACGGAACTGGTCGTGTAATTGCTCGCCGTGCCTTAGAAGCTGCTGGTTTTAGTAACTATTCCGTTGTGCCAGAGCAAACTATTGCTGACCCTGAATTTTCAACCGTGCCATTTCCTAATCCAGAGTTTCCACAAGCCTTTGACCTAGCTAAGCAACTTGGTAAGAAGGTCAACGCCGATGTACTCATTGCAACCGATCCAGATGCCGATCGTCTAGGTGCTGCTGTGCGTTTGCCAAATGGTGATTACCAATTACTTACTGGAAACCAAATTGCTAGTGTCTTATTGAATTATATTTTGACTGCTAAGCAAAACTCTAACACCTTACCTGTTGATGGCCGGGTCGTTAAATCAATTGTTTCTACTGAGTTAGCAACCAAAATCGCCTCTTCATTTGGTGTTGAAACTAAGAGTGTGCTAACAGGATTCAAGTTTATTGCAGAAGAAATTCATAAATACGAAACTAATCATAACCACACTTTCTTATTTGGTTTTGAAGAAAGTTTTGGTTATTTAATCAAGCCATTCGTTCGTGATAAAGATGCCATTCAAACAGTTTTATTACTTGCTGAAGTTGCCGCATACTACAAGAGCCAGGGAAAAACTCTTTATGATGGTGTTCAAGAAATGTATCGCAAGTATGGCTACTTTACTGAAAAAACTATTGCCAAAGAATTTGATGGCCTTGACGGTAAACAAAAGATGGCCCACATTATGGACCAATTAAGAAATGAACCGATTACTGAATTAGCTGGTCATAAAGTTATCCGCCACGCTGACTATTCAACTGCCACTCAGACTGAAGCAGATGGTTCAACTACTCAAATTGATTTACCAAAATCAAATGTTCTCAAATACTGGTTTGATGACGAAACATGGTTAGCGGTTCGCCCATCAGGTACAGAACCTAAGATTAAATTTTATCTAGGCTTCGTTGATACCAGTGAACAAGCAGTAACAACAAAACTAGATGAATTTGAACAACAACTAGATCTTAAAATTAATGACTTAATTAAAGATTAA
- a CDS encoding MMPL family transporter: MNKYFKRYIGVVIAWVIMIIVSFSFMPRFTNLVNQKGDTRIPSSMSSKVASRIGSEFHKSGQNTRRLVVVFNSGSKFNSQQTINMSTTLTKLKKSQKQLGVESMVTPNDSLSAQKQLIAKDQTTQLVILDVDKTIPVKTMNNQIKKAVKTVSLRTYVTSFKTIQRDTNNAARNGLVKATVIIAIFILLLLLVVFRSVIIPLISVLTTSFAYIVSLWAIGSLASEYGLPISRDTQAGLMLVLATLGTGYALFYFNSFKNQLVAGKDGVEASLAVQKRFTQLTAVSAGVLAIAFGSLGFVNYSLVQSFAGIGIGIIILLAATLTFLPFFTYWLGNRVFLPSNNLKAHDYNRSWNFLAGKSAKYPLVALVLAILIAIPFVVNSKGPVSFDPTIEISTKSSSAKDGYKVIKNHFPAGIAEPITVYIKADHKLDNDADLREIDRVSNQLTANKEVSAINSVTQPEGEPLQQLYMQEQLQIVTGSLDTNMSSLNRVAKGLKTTKISKSPLTKTDRSVTTIADRVSQIQAYNAANNVTETPTEVVNQVQAELSQSNHKRMNRYQRAMVEEALQRATADQAQQDKINSALNGITSQTDSATQSVSQFRMELAALQSKIQGYGTQVKSSTKEIKQSRDFLNEMAKSPAGQTFYIPKDVLKSSTFRQSIKRYLSDDKKTAKISVILKNDPNGKPAMDYVNEISSQMKNNFAGTTLKNAQVVVGGVPATLANAKTISKANFVKMTVIFAGILIVLSMLVSASILQAAYVGNIGLIAYFMSLGFSKWFSHSFLQQSQLTSVTPVALFILLFAFLMNFALAVFITNRQAKQPATADQMVSSVGKLGTMIMLAMSVVIVGSLALTMSGVLTMIQVAIGLIFGIVIIGIIIPVSLPSLNKLTYDNYFGNLFNLNKKHVKKSTDE; this comes from the coding sequence ATGAATAAGTACTTCAAGAGATATATTGGGGTAGTTATTGCTTGGGTAATCATGATTATCGTGAGCTTTAGCTTTATGCCAAGATTCACTAACTTAGTAAATCAAAAAGGGGACACGCGGATACCTAGCTCCATGTCGAGTAAGGTAGCTAGTCGCATTGGCAGTGAATTTCATAAATCTGGGCAAAACACTCGTCGATTAGTCGTGGTATTTAATTCAGGTAGTAAGTTTAATTCTCAACAAACTATTAACATGAGCACCACTCTTACAAAATTAAAAAAATCTCAAAAGCAATTAGGCGTTGAATCAATGGTTACGCCTAATGACAGCCTATCAGCACAGAAACAACTAATTGCTAAGGATCAAACCACTCAGTTAGTAATTTTGGACGTGGATAAAACCATTCCGGTTAAAACCATGAATAACCAAATTAAAAAAGCTGTCAAAACTGTTTCATTGAGAACATACGTTACTAGTTTTAAAACCATTCAAAGAGATACAAATAACGCAGCTCGTAATGGCTTAGTTAAAGCGACAGTTATTATCGCTATTTTTATTTTGTTATTGCTACTTGTGGTATTCCGTTCAGTAATTATTCCTCTGATCTCAGTATTGACCACATCCTTTGCTTATATTGTTTCTCTTTGGGCAATTGGTAGTTTAGCTTCAGAGTATGGCTTACCAATTTCAAGAGATACTCAAGCAGGATTGATGTTAGTCCTTGCCACACTGGGTACAGGCTATGCACTATTTTACTTTAATAGTTTTAAGAACCAATTAGTTGCTGGTAAAGATGGCGTTGAAGCAAGTCTTGCGGTTCAAAAGAGATTTACTCAGTTGACCGCAGTTTCGGCTGGAGTACTGGCAATTGCGTTTGGCTCATTAGGATTCGTTAACTACTCATTGGTCCAATCATTTGCTGGTATAGGTATCGGAATCATCATCTTGCTCGCTGCTACATTAACATTCTTGCCATTCTTTACTTATTGGCTTGGCAACAGGGTGTTTTTACCTTCAAACAATCTCAAAGCTCATGATTATAACCGAAGTTGGAATTTCTTAGCCGGCAAATCTGCCAAGTATCCACTGGTAGCCTTGGTCTTAGCAATCTTGATTGCTATTCCATTTGTTGTTAACAGTAAGGGACCAGTTTCGTTTGATCCTACAATAGAAATATCAACTAAATCATCATCTGCTAAAGATGGTTACAAGGTCATCAAGAATCACTTTCCTGCAGGAATTGCTGAACCAATCACTGTGTACATTAAAGCTGACCATAAATTAGACAATGATGCTGATCTTAGAGAAATTGATCGAGTTTCAAATCAATTAACTGCTAATAAAGAAGTTAGTGCTATTAATTCAGTTACTCAACCTGAAGGCGAACCACTACAACAACTTTATATGCAAGAGCAATTACAAATTGTGACAGGTAGCTTAGACACTAATATGAGTTCATTGAATCGTGTGGCTAAGGGACTTAAAACAACTAAAATCAGTAAGAGCCCATTGACCAAAACTGACCGTTCAGTGACAACGATTGCTGATCGAGTTAGCCAAATCCAAGCTTATAACGCTGCTAATAATGTGACTGAGACACCAACTGAAGTTGTTAATCAGGTGCAAGCAGAATTAAGCCAAAGCAACCACAAACGAATGAATCGTTATCAACGGGCCATGGTTGAAGAAGCATTGCAACGGGCAACCGCTGACCAGGCACAACAAGATAAGATCAACAGTGCATTGAACGGTATTACTAGTCAAACAGATAGTGCCACTCAAAGCGTTTCACAATTCCGAATGGAATTAGCAGCCCTTCAATCAAAAATTCAGGGTTATGGCACACAGGTTAAGAGCTCAACTAAGGAAATTAAACAGTCACGAGACTTCCTTAACGAGATGGCTAAGTCACCTGCTGGCCAAACATTCTACATTCCAAAGGATGTTTTGAAGAGTAGTACTTTCCGCCAATCAATTAAACGCTATCTTTCTGATGACAAGAAAACTGCTAAGATTAGCGTAATTTTAAAGAATGATCCTAACGGCAAACCTGCTATGGATTATGTAAATGAAATTAGCTCACAAATGAAAAACAACTTTGCTGGAACTACTCTAAAGAATGCCCAAGTGGTAGTTGGTGGAGTTCCCGCAACATTGGCAAATGCTAAGACAATTTCAAAGGCTAACTTCGTCAAAATGACAGTGATTTTTGCAGGAATTTTAATTGTCCTATCAATGCTAGTTTCTGCTTCAATCCTACAAGCTGCATACGTTGGCAATATTGGCCTCATTGCTTACTTCATGTCACTTGGATTTAGCAAGTGGTTCAGTCACAGTTTCTTACAACAAAGTCAGCTAACTTCAGTAACTCCTGTAGCATTGTTCATTTTATTGTTTGCATTCTTAATGAACTTCGCCTTAGCGGTATTCATTACCAATCGTCAGGCTAAGCAACCAGCTACTGCAGATCAAATGGTATCTTCTGTTGGTAAACTTGGCACAATGATTATGCTGGCAATGTCAGTAGTCATTGTCGGTAGCCTTGCACTAACAATGTCAGGTGTCTTAACTATGATTCAAGTTGCCATTGGTTTGATATTTGGTATCGTGATTATTGGTATCATTATCCCAGTATCGTTACCAAGCTTAAATAAATTAACTTATGATAATTACTTTGGTAATCTGTTTAATTTAAACAAGAAACATGTCAAAAAGAGTACAGATGAATAA
- a CDS encoding dihydrolipoyl dehydrogenase family protein: MENKQVDVIIIGAGPGGLAAAYQLANTKSVLVIENDLWGGTCPNRGCDPKKMLYSVVHTKQQAADLASVGLQSDSKIDWESMMAFKTSYTEKVPSGTLDGLKSTKILTEHGQAKFIDQDTIMVNETNYQAKKIIIATGLHPVTPEIPGSEYIHTSTDFLSMPHLPEKIAFLGGGFVGIELANIAAESGAEVHLIQHNHQILKAYPEELTEQLVDSMTKHGVNFHFDTEISSIQEKADGNYELTGNNDFNLEVDEVFTSMGRQPELDSLNLEIPGVTFDKRGIQVNAFMETANSNVYAIGDVANKSIPKLTPVASFEGAYVADRILSQSDEPIDYPAIPQVVYSSLQLARTGVTPQEAHDNPDMYVVKTAKAGSWYTFNRIQDSNAVIVTVLDKKNNTIVGATVLSKIADEIINYLTFEINQRADKQAVDKQILAYPTPASDLTYYL, encoded by the coding sequence ATGGAAAACAAACAAGTCGATGTAATTATCATCGGTGCTGGTCCTGGTGGATTGGCCGCCGCATATCAGCTTGCTAATACTAAATCAGTTTTGGTAATTGAAAATGATTTATGGGGTGGTACATGTCCAAACCGTGGTTGTGATCCAAAGAAAATGTTGTATAGTGTCGTTCATACAAAGCAACAGGCAGCTGACCTAGCATCCGTTGGTTTACAGAGTGATTCAAAAATCGACTGGGAATCCATGATGGCCTTCAAGACAAGCTATACGGAAAAAGTTCCTTCTGGAACCCTGGATGGTCTTAAATCGACAAAAATTCTGACGGAACATGGTCAGGCTAAATTTATCGACCAAGATACGATCATGGTTAATGAAACGAACTACCAGGCAAAGAAAATTATCATTGCTACCGGTCTTCACCCTGTAACGCCTGAAATACCTGGAAGTGAGTACATTCACACCAGTACTGATTTCTTGAGTATGCCTCACTTACCTGAAAAAATCGCCTTTTTAGGTGGTGGCTTCGTGGGTATTGAATTGGCAAACATTGCCGCAGAATCTGGAGCAGAAGTCCATTTGATTCAACACAACCACCAGATTCTTAAGGCATATCCTGAAGAATTAACAGAGCAGCTGGTCGATTCAATGACTAAGCACGGGGTTAACTTCCATTTCGATACAGAAATTAGTAGTATCCAGGAAAAGGCCGATGGTAATTATGAATTAACCGGAAACAACGATTTCAACCTTGAAGTTGATGAGGTGTTTACTTCAATGGGCCGCCAACCTGAACTAGATTCACTGAACCTTGAAATTCCTGGAGTTACCTTTGATAAACGCGGTATTCAAGTCAATGCTTTCATGGAAACTGCCAATTCTAACGTATATGCAATTGGTGACGTGGCTAATAAGTCGATACCAAAACTTACTCCTGTTGCGTCATTTGAAGGAGCTTATGTTGCCGACCGAATTCTTAGCCAATCAGACGAACCGATTGATTATCCAGCTATTCCTCAAGTTGTCTATTCTTCACTCCAACTCGCTAGAACCGGAGTAACACCACAGGAGGCTCATGATAATCCTGATATGTATGTCGTCAAGACTGCTAAAGCTGGTAGCTGGTACACATTTAATCGAATCCAAGATTCTAACGCTGTCATAGTTACAGTTTTGGACAAAAAAAACAACACCATCGTCGGAGCGACAGTATTGTCGAAGATTGCTGATGAAATTATCAATTATCTAACTTTCGAAATTAATCAGAGAGCCGATAAGCAAGCAGTGGATAAACAAATTTTAGCTTATCCTACCCCTGCCTCTGATCTAACATATTACCTTTGA
- a CDS encoding ABC transporter substrate-binding protein, whose protein sequence is MKKSLLGIIALPVIALTLAGCSSSASKDKTVNVGVLQIVQHGSLDAARKGFESELTKEIKDKQPKWQVAFNYQNAQGDQANLNTMSRQIVQKKPDLILAIATPSAQTVAKQTKTTPILTTAVTDLKSAGLVKSTEKPGTNVSGTMDLGPVDKQLKLLKSLTKNNKPIGVMYNSSEENSGLQVNMAKQYAKKNNLKLKVISVNSSNDVQSALSVLSNKISGLYLPTDNLMASSMKIIGKVAGEKKLPVVTGSIEMAQDGGTATYGINYRDLGKQTAKMAAKVILDKKNPKDMPVEKSKTLRLYVNNERAKKLGIDPAKIQEP, encoded by the coding sequence ATGAAAAAATCATTATTGGGAATTATCGCTCTACCCGTTATTGCACTTACTTTGGCAGGTTGTTCATCATCGGCATCTAAAGACAAAACAGTTAACGTGGGCGTTTTACAAATCGTTCAACATGGTTCACTTGACGCCGCTCGAAAAGGGTTTGAAAGTGAATTAACCAAAGAAATTAAAGACAAACAACCTAAGTGGCAGGTTGCTTTTAACTATCAAAATGCTCAAGGTGACCAAGCTAACTTGAACACTATGAGTCGTCAAATCGTTCAAAAAAAGCCAGATTTGATTTTGGCTATCGCAACACCATCAGCACAAACCGTTGCTAAGCAGACTAAGACGACACCAATTCTTACAACCGCCGTTACTGATTTGAAATCAGCCGGATTGGTTAAGAGCACTGAAAAACCAGGCACCAATGTTTCTGGAACAATGGATCTTGGACCAGTAGATAAGCAATTGAAGTTATTAAAGAGTTTGACTAAGAACAACAAGCCAATTGGGGTTATGTATAACTCATCTGAAGAAAATTCAGGACTTCAAGTAAACATGGCTAAACAATATGCTAAGAAAAATAATCTGAAGTTAAAGGTGATCAGTGTTAATTCATCAAACGATGTTCAATCAGCACTAAGTGTTCTAAGTAACAAAATCTCAGGCCTTTACTTACCAACTGATAACTTAATGGCTAGCTCAATGAAGATTATTGGTAAGGTTGCTGGCGAAAAGAAATTACCTGTTGTGACTGGTTCGATTGAAATGGCCCAAGATGGTGGTACTGCGACTTATGGTATTAACTATCGCGACTTAGGTAAACAAACCGCCAAGATGGCTGCCAAGGTGATTTTGGATAAAAAGAATCCTAAAGATATGCCAGTGGAAAAATCAAAGACTTTGCGCCTATACGTGAACAACGAACGGGCTAAAAAATTGGGAATCGACCCAGCAAAGATTCAAGAACCATAG
- a CDS encoding ABC transporter ATP-binding protein, which translates to MNSSSVLEMQHVHKIFFPGTENQRHILKDVSLDIHPGDFISVIGNNGAGKSTLLNVIAGNLKADAGTMKIMGNDITNKSISSRSKWISRVFQDAKLGTAGDLTVYENMAVAEKANGRINLRFFNSQKKRQEFKMKLTSLQMGLENRLDTPVKYLSGGQRQALSLLMATVSSPALLLLDEHTAALDPKTSAEVMELTNQVVTEQQLTSLMITHKVEDALTYGNRLIMVQDGQIKVDLNNEEKQRLTKNELISLFEN; encoded by the coding sequence ATGAATAGTTCTTCTGTTTTAGAAATGCAGCACGTCCATAAAATTTTCTTCCCAGGTACGGAAAATCAGCGGCATATCTTAAAAGACGTCAGTTTAGATATTCACCCTGGTGATTTTATCTCAGTAATCGGTAATAACGGGGCTGGTAAATCCACTTTGTTGAACGTGATTGCCGGTAATTTAAAAGCTGATGCAGGCACGATGAAGATTATGGGCAATGACATTACTAACAAATCGATTTCTTCTCGATCGAAATGGATCTCGAGAGTATTCCAAGATGCAAAGCTGGGAACTGCAGGTGATTTGACAGTATATGAAAATATGGCAGTAGCTGAAAAAGCAAATGGCCGCATTAATCTCCGCTTTTTCAATTCCCAAAAGAAACGTCAAGAGTTCAAAATGAAATTGACTAGTTTACAAATGGGACTTGAGAATCGTCTTGATACGCCAGTTAAATATTTATCTGGTGGACAACGGCAAGCACTGTCATTATTAATGGCAACAGTTAGTTCGCCAGCATTATTACTATTAGACGAACACACAGCTGCTCTCGATCCTAAAACTAGCGCTGAAGTGATGGAGTTGACCAACCAAGTTGTTACAGAACAACAACTAACTTCATTAATGATTACCCACAAAGTCGAAGATGCCTTAACTTATGGCAATCGTTTGATCATGGTTCAAGATGGCCAAATCAAAGTTGATCTAAATAATGAAGAAAAACAACGATTAACAAAGAATGAGTTAATCTCTTTATTCGAGAACTAA
- a CDS encoding LacI family DNA-binding transcriptional regulator has product MATIKDIAEKAGVSITTVSRVLNYDKTLSVSDATRKKIFQVAESVSYTKNRRKTATQNTIAIVQWYTEAQELDDLYYLSIRMGAEKAASKQGLRIQQYFADNSLNDIGDVRGIIAIGKYSDDQIKKLTKKSNNIVFVDFDTLALGYDCVVTDFENSTKKVIDHFIDADITNIGMLSGTETTSDGKLKIADPRAKIFKKYLVNKSLFKAQNILTADYTMDEAHDLVLKKLKELGNEFPQALYVSNDAMAVGAEKALMESGKRIPDDVSIVSFNDTSIAKYVIPALSSVKVGTTRMGVLAINMVKDAIDNDKQTTEKIIVSNELVIRESSR; this is encoded by the coding sequence ATGGCAACCATTAAAGATATCGCCGAAAAAGCAGGGGTATCGATTACAACTGTATCGCGAGTATTGAATTATGATAAGACTTTGTCAGTTAGTGATGCGACTAGAAAAAAGATTTTTCAAGTTGCTGAATCGGTGTCTTACACTAAAAATCGCCGCAAAACAGCCACCCAAAATACTATTGCTATCGTGCAATGGTATACAGAAGCTCAAGAACTGGACGACTTGTATTATCTATCGATTAGAATGGGTGCTGAAAAGGCTGCCAGTAAACAGGGGCTGAGAATTCAGCAGTATTTTGCTGACAATTCGCTGAATGATATTGGGGATGTCAGAGGAATTATTGCGATTGGTAAATATAGTGATGATCAAATCAAAAAGTTGACTAAAAAATCGAATAACATAGTGTTCGTCGATTTTGACACGCTAGCTTTGGGTTATGACTGTGTTGTGACTGATTTTGAGAATTCCACTAAAAAAGTTATTGATCATTTTATCGATGCCGACATTACTAATATTGGTATGCTCTCAGGTACAGAAACGACGAGCGACGGCAAACTTAAAATTGCAGATCCACGGGCCAAGATCTTCAAGAAATATCTAGTAAACAAATCATTATTCAAGGCCCAAAATATTTTGACTGCTGACTACACAATGGATGAGGCACATGACTTGGTTTTGAAAAAACTCAAGGAATTAGGAAATGAATTTCCACAGGCACTATATGTCTCTAATGATGCAATGGCCGTAGGTGCTGAGAAGGCTCTAATGGAGTCTGGTAAACGAATTCCCGACGATGTTAGCATAGTGAGCTTTAATGATACTTCAATTGCGAAATATGTCATTCCGGCCCTTAGTTCAGTTAAAGTTGGAACCACGAGAATGGGCGTCTTAGCAATCAATATGGTCAAAGATGCTATTGATAATGATAAGCAGACCACTGAAAAGATAATTGTATCAAATGAATTAGTAATTCGCGAAAGTAGTCGTTAA